GAAAGATGCGGAGGATAAAGGCGAACGGTATTTTCCACATGAGTATATGTATAAGCTGCTGTTAAGCGGTGTTATGAAAGATACTTATGAAATACCGGTTGAGCATAGCTGGATGATTGCAGCTGCTGAGAAAAATCTTCCTATTGTCGTTCCGGGATGGGAAGACAGCACGATGGGGAACATCTTTGCGTCTTACGTTATAAAAGGCGAACTAAAGGCTTCCACCATGAAGAGCGGGATCGAATATATGGCCTGGCTAGCCGATTGGTATCGTGAGAATAGCGGAGGAAAGGGTATAGGCTTTTTCCAGATCGGCGGAGGCATAGCCGGCGACTTTCCAATTTGTGTTGTCCCTATGCTTTATCAGGACCTGGAGATGCACGATGTTCCATTCTGGAGCTATTTTTGCCAAATCTCAGACTCCACTACCTCCTATGGGTCATATTCAGGCGCAGTACCTAACGAAAAGATCACCTGGGGAAAGCTGGACATTCACACACCGAAGTTCATAGTGGAGTCGGATGCGACGATTGTAGCGCCTCTTATTTTCGCCTGGATTTTAAAACAATAACAAAAACCGAAATAACTCAAAACTGTATTCTCTATAAGAATCAGTAAACAAAATGTCAAAAAGGGGTTTCATTGATTAATGAAGCCGCTTTTTCTTGTTATTTAGAATGAGTATAAATTATTTTTACCGGTCATTATAGTGTCACACATCATTAAATTAATTATACTTTTGTCATCCGAAATTGTGATTTAGAGCACAATTTCTATTTTACATTTAAAATTTAGCGTAAAAATAGTATATGAGAAGCATCTCATTGGTTTTAAAAAGTGTTGCAAAATCATTCATCTTAGTTTCTGCTCTAAGTTTCGGTATCCAGGCTAATGCTCAAAATTCTCCGGCAGGCAATCCAGTTGCAGGGGAAGGTACTGCGGGAGCTGCTACGGCCGCAGCTGCAAGTGGAGCTGTAAAAGGCGATGCCAATGCGGGGTCTGCTCTCTTTAAGCAAAAGTGTACTTCTTGTCATGCGCTCAACCGCACTGTTGTTGGGCCGGCTTTGAAAGGTATACACGAGAGACGTGACGAAGCATGGCTTATCAAGTGGATTAAGAACTCTCAAGCTCTTGTTGCCTCGGGCGACCCTACTGCGGTTAAGGTGTTCAATGAATTCAACAAGACGGTAATGACGCCGTTCCCTGAATTAAGTGATGATGATATTAGAAACATCCTCGCCTATGTTCAGACGGAGGGAGACAAGCCCGAAGCAGCGGCAGGAGCCGCAGCGGGTGGAACTGGTACAGGTGCGGCCGGTTCTGGCCAGGGTGAAGTGAGCAACTTTATGCTTGGCGGGTTGATCGTAGTGGTTATCGTTGCCTTGCTTGTAATCCTTGTACTGAAC
The window above is part of the Arcticibacter tournemirensis genome. Proteins encoded here:
- a CDS encoding deoxyhypusine synthase family protein, whose protein sequence is MNMNRGPISQFIEKNYRHFNAAALLDAAKGYETHLAEGGKMMITLAGAMSTAELGISLAEMIRQDKVAIISCTGANLEEDIMNLVAHTHYKRVPNYRDLSPQEEWDLLEEGFNRVTDTCIPEEEAFRRIQRHIHKIWKDAEDKGERYFPHEYMYKLLLSGVMKDTYEIPVEHSWMIAAAEKNLPIVVPGWEDSTMGNIFASYVIKGELKASTMKSGIEYMAWLADWYRENSGGKGIGFFQIGGGIAGDFPICVVPMLYQDLEMHDVPFWSYFCQISDSTTSYGSYSGAVPNEKITWGKLDIHTPKFIVESDATIVAPLIFAWILKQ